In Candidatus Hydrogenedentota bacterium, the following are encoded in one genomic region:
- a CDS encoding OmpA family protein — MQRTTIAALALLTLAAAGCQTTGGDILSVPTAREYAELERVDIDTARAKIEEARSLGAAAYAPYEFFSAQYYLDIARQQRRAHNRRGAWDYADLALNMAEASIRAIPENQRVPVTAEPARDPATCQAEFGRIKTRYLEIDQDKAKTTAPLLYAQATARLSVAEHNLVRGKEWREAAKALVDTEALIDTMWRRDTDGDGIVDLKDAEPLLPEDLDGFEDGDGAPDPDNDQDGIPDSVDLAPLEPETRNRWRDFDGAPDEYPRFEAIPFARGSTTLDATAKGYLRGIAQLLTEWPEIMVHVKGYTDNSHSPKYNMDLSRRRAQKVQQYFMEQGIPPERLIVSFHGEAQPVSANDTAAGAALNRRVEIVLE, encoded by the coding sequence ATGCAAAGAACGACGATTGCAGCCTTGGCGCTGCTGACGCTGGCCGCGGCCGGATGCCAGACCACCGGCGGAGATATCCTGAGTGTTCCAACCGCCCGCGAATATGCCGAGCTGGAACGGGTCGACATCGACACGGCCAGGGCCAAAATCGAGGAGGCGCGCAGCCTGGGCGCCGCCGCCTATGCGCCCTACGAATTCTTCTCCGCCCAGTACTATCTCGATATCGCCCGCCAGCAGAGGCGCGCCCACAACCGCCGTGGCGCGTGGGATTACGCCGATCTCGCCCTGAACATGGCCGAGGCGTCCATCCGGGCCATCCCCGAGAACCAGCGCGTTCCCGTCACGGCCGAACCCGCTCGAGACCCGGCAACATGTCAGGCGGAATTCGGGCGGATAAAGACGCGCTACCTCGAAATCGACCAGGACAAGGCCAAGACAACCGCGCCCCTCTTGTACGCCCAGGCAACGGCCCGTCTCAGCGTCGCCGAACACAACCTCGTGCGAGGCAAGGAATGGCGCGAAGCCGCCAAGGCCCTCGTGGATACCGAAGCCCTCATCGATACCATGTGGCGCCGCGACACCGACGGCGACGGCATTGTCGACCTCAAAGACGCCGAGCCCCTGTTGCCGGAAGACCTGGATGGATTCGAAGACGGGGATGGCGCGCCCGACCCGGACAACGACCAGGACGGCATTCCCGACAGCGTCGATCTCGCTCCCCTCGAACCCGAAACGCGCAACCGCTGGCGCGATTTCGACGGCGCACCGGACGAATATCCCAGGTTCGAAGCGATCCCGTTCGCCCGCGGCAGCACGACTCTTGACGCCACCGCAAAAGGATACCTGCGCGGTATCGCCCAGTTGTTGACCGAGTGGCCGGAGATCATGGTCCACGTAAAAGGCTACACGGATAACAGCCACTCGCCCAAGTACAACATGGACTTGTCCCGGCGGCGCGCACAAAAGGTGCAGCAATATTTCATGGAGCAGGGCATTCCCCCCGAGCGGCTGATCGTGTCCTTCCACGGCGAGGCGCAGCCGGTCAGCGCGAACGATACGGCGGCGGGCGCCGCGCTCAACCGCCGCGTGGAAATCGTGTTGGAATAG